Part of the Antechinus flavipes isolate AdamAnt ecotype Samford, QLD, Australia chromosome 2, AdamAnt_v2, whole genome shotgun sequence genome is shown below.
TTGCAGAGAgagaggtcatttttttttttgacaagtcacaaagcatttattaatatctGGTATACTGTGCTGTGCATGATATtaagtgccaggtactgtgctaagcactgggatacTGCGAAAGGCAAAAATttggttcctgccttcaaagagctcaccATTTAACAGAAATACTTTAAAGTATTTCtcatgaaaagatcagaactgagtAGGAACATTGAAATACTAAAGctagagaaaactagaaagataaatttatttaagCAGTTGGAAGGTGCTTATAATGATGTAATGCTGACAttcagaagagggaaaggagaaataagTGTCTTCAAGGCCTTAATGtggacaaaaaagaagaaatggacaaaagaaGGTTGAATGAGTACACATATTTTGGAGTAAAAAATACTAAACTCAACAATttgaaaaactatataaaaatataggaaaTTCAACAAATGGGAATAAGAAGTTAATAATCCAGAAGAACAGTGACAAGCATATAAACTTCATGATCCTAAAGGGGAAAGTAACAGGgagtggagaaaagaaaggaactatATTTAATGAAATGCCTTAGATCACCTCCTGGACCATTTGGGAATAGCAGAACAagtgtgaatatatatgaatatatgtgaatataatggaatattattgtaacagaaaaaattatggaaaataatttcagagaattcTAAATAGCACAAACTAAGTacatagaatcaagagaataatttttacaaaacaaaaatattgtaaagaaaaataattttgcaaatctATATGTagaaagagacatacatttttggacatagccaCTATATGAATTAATTTTGCTTGACTTGGCTTACTCTGTTAcaacttttttatctttctttttgtttttaattgtggGGAGGTTGGAGGGAAAATGTGGGGAGGTTGAAGAATTAATAATAGTGATGCCAGAAAAAGAGggccaatgaaatatttttttaaatgtgcagaAGATAGGTACGAAAAgtcatatcataaacaaattaggagagcaagaaagaaattatttttagatgaATGGTAGGACTTAAGATAAAGtggacattttttattatatagttccaaatagatatataaaaagtCATACCACCAATTacagcagcaagaaaaaaaattactttttccaTATATGAATAGAGTTTATGACTAAACATGTGATgggattacataaaataaaatgggaaatgttgattatatgaaatttaaaaactttagCACAAACAAAtgtaatatattcaaaattaatgcctcccttttattattttctatttctgtatatatttctaaatgtatcttgtttagtatatatttgtttgcatgctgtttccccaattagattgtaagctccttgagggcaaggactatcttttgcctctttttttttttttttttttttttttttggtatctctaaAGCTCAGCACAATTTGtggcacatggtagatgcttaataaaaagtTCTTGATTGACTAACATAAGGGAAATAGAGAGCTGGGGAAAAttctttgcagcaagtttttctgattaaaaaaaaacaaactcatatttaagatataaaaggaactcattcaaaattataggaataagagccattctccagtaGCTAAAcagtcaaaagaaataaataggcaattttcaaaagctctaaatcactacttactagagaaatgaaaagtaaagtaATTTTGAGGTTCCATATCACATTATGTGCCTAAGAAAGAtgactacaaaaaagaaaaatgacaaatgtcagAGGGGCTGTAGGAAAACAAATACACAAGTGAGGttgctaggtggtgccatagtgcacaaaGCCCTGGGTCTGGAATTCAGAAAGACACAAGTTCAcgttcagtctcagacacttactaattgtgtgatcctgggcaaatctttttttgcctcagtttcctcaactgtaaaataaggataataatggcACATACCTCAAAGGGTTGTTTTGAGTTTCCTAAGACTCTTTAATGAAAATTgtattatttgcttgtatttgtatactTTCCCcattgttgtccagtcattttcaatgatcttttgggatttccttgcaatttccttctccagctcattttacagatgaaaaaaactgaaggaaatagggttaagtgaattattctggataagtgtctgaggttggattggaACTGAGGTCTTCCAGACGCCAAATCCAGTTCTCTGGCCAACTAACTGCCCATATAGagttgtaagtgcttaataattctctttccctctctacagcccgtgaaatggaaaaatcacagAGATATTGAGGTGAAATCCTCAAGACTTGTCAGCTTATTAGaactctccctcctctttccaaaCTCCAAGTGTTTTCTTCTATAgtatagtgtgtatgtgtgtgtagatacacacacacagacacacacacacattaatagTATTAATATATAGAATAACAAGAGAACTCATCTAGGATTAACTTGTTGAttctagagataaagaaacaggccaaaaaaggcaaaaggatttgtccagggtcacacagctagcgaATCAAAGACAGAAAACGCCAAATCCAGCACTCGGTCCATTATCacctattttgttatttattactgTATTTTTGATCTCCCTTAACCACAGAATATACATTctgctaggtggcgccatagtgaaTACAGAACAGGCCTAGAGTCAGACTCCTTTCGGAGTTCAAATTCGGTCTCGGACGTTTACTAACTGCGTGAACGAATGAGTAAACGAACGACTGAATGGAGGAACtcagtgagtgagtgaatgaaggAATGATACAAAAAGGCTTTATTTATTTCCTGCCATTGGGGAGAAAGCTTCAGAAGTGGGGGAGATAGCAAGTGGATTTCCCAGTTATCGGGGAAGAAAGGGGCACACTCAGGGAAATGGATCTCGGCTCCCGCGTGGACAGCTAGCCTAACCTATCACAAACAGCTTCTCCTGCCCTCAGCGAGCTTCACTCCCAGTCCGGGACCCTCCTCGCACTGGGCTCCTCAGTCTTCGCTGGATCTGTACTCTTCTCCCTAGAGAGATGAGGTGCATTTCCACCCCCGCAAGAACTGCAACATGGTCTCTCCCGGAAGTTGTATTATTCTACCCGCCTACTTGCCCCGGAAATGTAAGGGTCGCGAAGTACGAGCCCCAGTCTTTGGAGGGCAAAGTGTCCTGAAGTAGGTGAGTGCTTGGGGCTTACCTAGACCGGGAAGGTGAGGCGGGGTGGCCGCTGGGCCCGGGGTCTCCACCCAGTCGGCCCGCATCAGTAACTGTTTCTGCCCCTCCAAGGACCGAAGGTGCAGCGAAGATGGGCCGCGAGTTCGGGAATCTGATCCGAGTGAGGCACATCATTTCCTACAGCCTCTCTCCATTTGAACAGAGAGCCTTCCCCAACTATTTCACCAATGGCATCCCGAACGTGATTCGCAGGACTAGGGACGTCATTCTGCGGGTCGCCCCTCGTGAGTGCAGTTCTGGGCCTTTGGGGCGGGAACATCTAGAGCCCAGGCCCCCCAGTACGGCGGCCTTCTCACTCCCCGGGGTTGACTTGGAGAGCTTCGGGTCATGAAGCGTGTAATCCACAGTGACCCCCGGAAAGCTAGGGACCAAAGTGTGCCTCGGAGGACTCAGCTCACCGCTATTCAGTGGCGTGGTCATTAGCATCATAGAATCTCATTTTTCCTCACTTACTGTCTATAAAATTACAATCTGAAGGTGCTTGTGTTGAGTGTACAGGAAACTGTAAGTCAACCTAAGTGGCTCCTTCAAAGTGGACTGACAGTAATAATAATCTACATCTATCTAGGGATGTATGGTTTCCCAAGCACTTT
Proteins encoded:
- the LOC127546320 gene encoding cytochrome b-c1 complex subunit 8, whose product is MGREFGNLIRVRHIISYSLSPFEQRAFPNYFTNGIPNVIRRTRDVILRVAPPFIGFYFLYTWGTQEFEKSKRKKPADFEENK